The following proteins are encoded in a genomic region of Deltaproteobacteria bacterium:
- a CDS encoding metal-dependent transcriptional regulator, which produces MKSLKCGEAVTRPHEMDELLERVWTQREQGYENRSSLLENTPIEEGERWLQALANEKLIRIQGENVLLTPAGEKEASAIIRRHRLAERLFADVLKTSEAVWEREACELEHPAVLTEEAVSAVCSFLGHPPTCPHGRPIPHGPCCSEFKRDIAPFVIPLSEASVADHYKIVFMTPENHRRLDRLAVLGIMPGGLIRIHQKKPSYVIQCGETDVALDAEVVRDIYVKKV; this is translated from the coding sequence ATGAAATCTCTTAAATGCGGCGAGGCGGTCACACGCCCCCATGAGATGGACGAGCTCCTGGAAAGGGTCTGGACCCAGCGGGAGCAGGGGTATGAAAATCGATCATCACTCCTCGAAAATACACCGATTGAAGAGGGAGAGCGATGGTTGCAAGCCCTTGCTAACGAAAAACTGATCCGGATACAGGGGGAAAATGTGCTCCTGACGCCTGCCGGTGAAAAAGAGGCCTCGGCCATCATTCGGCGTCATCGTCTTGCAGAGCGTCTCTTCGCAGACGTATTAAAAACCAGCGAAGCTGTTTGGGAGCGGGAGGCCTGTGAACTGGAACACCCGGCAGTTTTGACTGAAGAGGCCGTCAGTGCCGTCTGCTCGTTCCTGGGGCATCCTCCCACCTGTCCCCACGGGAGGCCGATCCCCCACGGCCCCTGTTGTTCTGAATTCAAACGGGACATCGCCCCTTTTGTGATCCCCCTTTCCGAGGCCTCCGTGGCTGATCATTATAAGATCGTCTTCATGACGCCGGAAAATCACCGCCGGCTGGACCGCCTCGCGGTGTTGGGCATTATGCCAGGAGGTCTTATTCGGATTCACCAGAAGAAACCTTCGTACGTCATTCAATGCGGCGAGACCGATGTGGCGCTCGATGCCGAGGTTGTCAGGGATATCTACGTCAAGAAGGTTTAA
- a CDS encoding FtsQ-type POTRA domain-containing protein encodes MRKKTTLATLRKRSWIMAAPIILILLVLGGRQASRNFFTLREVVIREATPHLTEEEILKLSGIQLGANLLTLRLSGIEENLHRFSWIKEVSLLKRYPGRLYIEVKEQEPVALVFFGNWFYVSPEGTIFKKLTSEDFTNYPVLTGLEPNGSELLNQAVSFLTDYQKTTASRTFGISELHWDPSEGFSVYTLRPSFRILFGQENLNKRLAQWEKVGATLSRRGENRPQFVDMTYNKRVFVKTRTTQTEGRKQDA; translated from the coding sequence ATGAGAAAGAAGACGACACTAGCGACGTTGAGAAAAAGATCATGGATCATGGCGGCCCCGATCATTCTGATCCTTTTAGTCCTCGGGGGACGGCAGGCCTCACGGAACTTCTTCACCCTCCGTGAAGTGGTGATCCGTGAAGCGACCCCTCACCTCACCGAAGAAGAGATCCTCAAACTCTCCGGCATCCAGCTCGGAGCCAACCTTTTGACCCTACGCCTCTCAGGGATCGAGGAGAATCTCCACCGCTTCAGCTGGATCAAAGAAGTTTCCCTCCTCAAACGATACCCCGGACGCCTTTATATCGAAGTTAAGGAGCAAGAACCGGTCGCCCTGGTATTTTTCGGCAACTGGTTCTACGTCAGCCCGGAGGGAACGATTTTCAAGAAACTCACCTCCGAGGATTTTACTAATTACCCGGTACTCACCGGGCTTGAGCCCAATGGGTCCGAATTGTTAAATCAGGCGGTTTCTTTCCTGACCGATTATCAAAAAACAACAGCCTCCCGCACCTTTGGGATTTCGGAACTCCATTGGGACCCCTCGGAAGGATTTTCGGTCTACACCCTCCGCCCCTCCTTCAGAATCCTTTTCGGGCAGGAGAATTTAAACAAAAGGCTTGCCCAGTGGGAGAAGGTTGGCGCCACCCTGTCAAGAAGGGGAGAAAACAGGCCACAATTCGTCGACATGACCTACAACAAACGTGTTTTTGTTAAAACCAGAACTACTCAAACCGAAGGGAGGAAGCAAGATGCCTAA
- the feoB gene encoding ferrous iron transport protein B, whose amino-acid sequence MECTPTTIPAETLPRIALVGNPNVGKSVIFGFLTGRYVTVSNYPGTTVEVSRGVSRLDNKEVQIIDTPGINSLVPMSEDEQVTRNILLEERLDGIIQVADAKNLRRALFISLQLAEIGLPFLLDLNMEDEAAARGITIHKEKLSSLLGVPVVGTIAIQKKGLKEIRKKSLSLTPSTHHFSYSKEIEQAIQRLEGLLPESFISRRAVALMILSGDKSLKGWLAKLSDTAIDSLEQIRGELARRYSEPLAYIINRQRLRSAEELLSVIVRQEDSRREGWASWVGRMAMHPLWGLPVLATILFLIYEFVGQFGAQTAVGWLENGLFGKFLNPWSITLFSKIFSFSPFLRDLFVGEFGIITMALTYALAIILPIVITFFMAFSLMEDSGYLPRLAVMLNRIFRMIGLNGKAVVPMVLGLGCDTMATMTARIMDTQKERIILTLLLALGVPCSAQLGIVLAMLAALPLWATFLWLGVVGGALILVGFLSAQILPGGSSDFMMEIPPIRKPTLANILTKTMARLEWYLKEVVPLFIIGTLFLFFLDKLSLLPKIQNLASPIVEGFLDLPKEATEAFLVGFLRRDYGATRFFDLFGQGRLSVVQAIISLIVMTLFVPCLANTLMILKERGVKTMLAIVGFIYPFAFFVGGVLNWGLRVF is encoded by the coding sequence ATGGAGTGTACGCCGACGACGATCCCGGCCGAGACCTTGCCACGCATCGCGCTTGTTGGTAATCCCAATGTTGGCAAAAGCGTCATTTTTGGCTTTTTGACCGGCCGTTATGTCACCGTTTCAAACTACCCCGGGACGACAGTGGAGGTCTCACGGGGAGTTTCCCGTCTCGATAACAAGGAAGTGCAGATCATCGACACGCCAGGGATCAACAGTCTGGTGCCGATGTCCGAAGACGAGCAGGTTACCCGAAACATCCTTCTCGAGGAACGCCTGGATGGGATTATCCAGGTAGCTGATGCCAAAAACCTCCGCCGGGCCCTCTTTATTTCTTTGCAACTTGCCGAAATAGGACTCCCCTTTTTACTGGACTTGAACATGGAGGATGAGGCGGCGGCACGTGGGATCACCATTCATAAAGAAAAACTCTCTTCACTCCTCGGGGTTCCCGTTGTCGGGACTATCGCCATCCAGAAAAAGGGGTTAAAGGAGATCCGAAAGAAGAGTCTTTCGTTGACACCCTCCACCCACCATTTTTCCTACTCCAAAGAGATCGAACAGGCGATCCAGAGGCTCGAGGGACTCCTGCCGGAGTCTTTTATCTCCCGCAGGGCGGTCGCCCTGATGATCCTTTCGGGGGACAAAAGTCTGAAAGGGTGGCTTGCCAAACTGAGTGATACCGCCATTGACTCCCTGGAACAGATTCGCGGGGAATTGGCGCGCCGCTACAGCGAGCCTCTCGCTTATATTATCAACCGCCAGAGGCTCCGATCCGCCGAAGAACTGCTATCGGTCATTGTGAGGCAGGAAGATTCTCGTCGGGAAGGATGGGCCTCCTGGGTTGGCCGGATGGCGATGCACCCCCTCTGGGGGCTTCCCGTTCTCGCAACGATTCTCTTTCTCATTTACGAATTTGTCGGTCAATTCGGGGCCCAGACGGCGGTGGGTTGGCTGGAAAATGGCCTTTTCGGAAAATTTCTCAATCCCTGGTCCATCACCCTTTTTTCAAAAATATTTTCGTTTTCCCCATTCCTTCGTGACCTCTTTGTCGGGGAGTTTGGAATCATAACGATGGCGCTGACCTACGCCCTCGCTATCATCTTGCCGATCGTGATCACCTTCTTCATGGCCTTTAGCCTGATGGAAGACTCCGGCTACCTCCCCCGACTGGCGGTCATGCTCAACCGGATCTTCCGGATGATCGGCCTGAACGGCAAGGCGGTGGTCCCGATGGTCCTGGGTCTTGGTTGTGACACGATGGCAACAATGACCGCACGGATTATGGACACCCAAAAAGAACGGATTATTTTGACACTCCTCCTTGCCTTGGGGGTTCCCTGTTCCGCCCAGTTGGGGATCGTCCTGGCGATGCTCGCCGCCCTCCCCCTCTGGGCCACTTTCCTTTGGTTGGGGGTGGTGGGAGGTGCCCTGATCCTGGTCGGATTTTTGTCGGCACAGATCCTCCCCGGAGGAAGCTCAGACTTCATGATGGAGATCCCCCCGATCCGAAAGCCGACGCTCGCCAACATCCTGACCAAAACCATGGCCCGACTGGAATGGTACCTTAAAGAGGTAGTCCCCCTTTTTATTATCGGAACCCTCTTTTTGTTTTTTTTGGACAAGCTGTCTCTTCTCCCAAAAATTCAAAATCTGGCCTCCCCCATTGTTGAGGGATTTTTGGATCTCCCCAAGGAGGCAACCGAGGCCTTTCTTGTGGGGTTCTTGAGACGGGATTACGGGGCAACCCGTTTTTTTGACCTCTTCGGACAGGGTCGTCTCAGTGTCGTTCAGGCGATTATTTCACTCATCGTGATGACCCTCTTTGTCCCTTGCCTTGCCAATACCTTGATGATTCTTAAAGAGAGGGGGGTGAAAACGATGCTGGCGATCGTCGGTTTCATCTACCCGTTTGCCTTTTTCGTGGGGGGTGTCTTAAACTGGGGGCTGAGGGTCTTCTAA
- the ftsZ gene encoding cell division protein FtsZ, with translation MFEIIPEQEKEVIRGANIKVVGVGGSGGNAINTMIQSGLSGVEFIAANTDKQALGASLAGHKIQMGKELTRGLGAGANPDIGRSAAIENEAEITEALQGADMVFITAGMGGGTGTGAAPVIARIARDCGALTVGVVTKPFAFEGRRRARFAEQGMEELKESADSLIIIPNERLLTLAGKETTMLEAFRKADEVLFQAVRGISDLILIHGLINLDFADIRTIMGEMGMAVMGTGVASGENRAVEAATRAISSPLLENMSITGATGILINITGGKNLTLYEVNEAAKLIQEEADPEANIIFGSVIHEGMGDDVLVTVIATGFNKGTSFQAKKVSLSSIQPPARLKSVTPAVPRQTGGVGGVIDIKKIAQEIGITETGEDEYDVPTFLRKHAD, from the coding sequence ATGTTTGAAATTATTCCTGAGCAGGAAAAAGAAGTCATTCGAGGCGCCAATATAAAAGTAGTGGGTGTCGGTGGTAGCGGCGGGAACGCCATCAATACCATGATCCAGTCGGGTCTCTCCGGTGTCGAATTTATCGCCGCCAATACCGATAAACAAGCTCTTGGGGCCTCGCTGGCCGGCCACAAGATCCAGATGGGAAAGGAACTGACTCGTGGTCTCGGGGCCGGGGCGAATCCGGACATCGGCCGTTCCGCTGCGATCGAAAACGAGGCAGAGATCACTGAAGCGCTCCAGGGGGCCGACATGGTCTTCATCACCGCCGGGATGGGGGGAGGTACCGGCACAGGGGCCGCTCCTGTCATCGCACGCATCGCCAGGGATTGCGGCGCCCTGACGGTGGGCGTCGTCACCAAACCGTTCGCCTTTGAAGGAAGGCGTCGGGCCCGTTTTGCCGAGCAGGGGATGGAAGAGTTAAAGGAATCGGCGGATAGTCTGATCATTATTCCCAATGAGAGACTCCTCACCCTTGCCGGAAAAGAGACCACCATGCTGGAGGCCTTCCGCAAGGCCGATGAAGTCCTCTTTCAGGCGGTCCGCGGCATTTCCGACCTGATCCTGATCCATGGCCTGATCAACCTCGATTTTGCCGACATCCGCACCATCATGGGAGAGATGGGGATGGCCGTCATGGGGACCGGTGTTGCGTCCGGAGAGAACCGTGCCGTTGAAGCCGCCACACGGGCCATTTCATCGCCGCTTTTGGAAAACATGTCGATCACCGGGGCCACCGGCATCCTGATCAATATCACCGGTGGGAAAAACTTAACCCTCTACGAGGTCAACGAGGCGGCCAAACTGATCCAGGAAGAGGCGGATCCTGAGGCCAATATCATCTTTGGGTCTGTCATCCACGAAGGGATGGGGGATGATGTTCTCGTCACGGTGATCGCCACCGGCTTCAATAAGGGGACTTCTTTTCAAGCAAAGAAGGTCTCTCTTTCTTCAATCCAGCCGCCAGCCCGTTTGAAATCCGTCACACCGGCGGTCCCAAGGCAGACCGGAGGGGTTGGGGGAGTGATTGATATCAAGAAGATCGCCCAGGAGATCGGAATAACCGAAACGGGGGAGGATGAATATGACGTCCCAACATTTTTGAGAAAGCATGCGGACTAG
- the ftsA gene encoding cell division protein FtsA translates to MPKKEDRVVGLDIGTTKICAIVGQLTDDGIDIIGIGSHPSRGLRKGVVINIESTVESIKRAVEEAEMMAGSEITSVYTGIAGGHIRGINSHGIVAIKEREVQQTDIERVIDAAQAVVIPLDREVIHVIPQEFIIDEQDGIHDPIGMSGVRLEAKVHIVTAAVTSAQNIVKCANRAGLNVNDIILEQLASAEATLTQEERELGVALIDIGGGTTDIAIFSGGSVVYTSVLSLGGNHMTNDIAVGLRTPAAEAEKIKQKYGCALSSMVRKEETIEVPSVGGRSDRILSRQILSEIIEPRVEEVFNLVRQEITKSGYEDLIASGIVLTGGSTLMEGMPELAEQVFNLPVRRGIPRGIGGLVEVVKSPMYATGVGLVLYGSQHMANRKFRIRDNNVYNKVKDRMKEWLGEIF, encoded by the coding sequence ATGCCTAAGAAAGAAGATCGCGTGGTTGGCCTTGACATAGGCACGACCAAGATCTGCGCCATCGTCGGTCAATTGACAGACGATGGAATCGATATCATCGGGATCGGTTCTCACCCGTCCCGCGGCCTTCGCAAGGGGGTCGTCATCAATATTGAGAGCACGGTGGAATCAATCAAACGGGCCGTGGAAGAGGCCGAAATGATGGCTGGTTCCGAAATCACCTCGGTCTATACCGGTATTGCCGGCGGTCATATCCGCGGCATCAACAGCCACGGGATTGTCGCCATCAAAGAACGCGAGGTCCAGCAAACGGACATAGAAAGGGTTATCGATGCCGCACAGGCGGTAGTCATTCCCCTCGACCGGGAAGTCATTCATGTCATCCCTCAGGAATTTATCATCGATGAGCAGGATGGGATCCATGACCCGATCGGGATGAGTGGCGTTCGTTTGGAGGCCAAGGTTCATATCGTCACGGCAGCGGTCACCTCCGCCCAGAACATTGTCAAATGCGCCAACCGGGCCGGATTGAACGTGAATGACATCATCCTGGAGCAGCTCGCTAGCGCCGAGGCGACACTGACTCAAGAGGAGAGGGAGCTTGGAGTCGCCCTGATCGACATCGGCGGGGGTACTACCGACATCGCCATCTTTTCCGGAGGCAGTGTGGTCTACACCTCGGTCCTTTCACTCGGCGGCAACCACATGACTAATGATATTGCCGTGGGTCTGAGGACGCCCGCCGCAGAAGCGGAAAAGATCAAGCAGAAGTACGGCTGTGCCCTTTCTTCCATGGTGCGGAAGGAAGAGACGATCGAGGTGCCGTCCGTCGGAGGGCGAAGCGATCGGATTCTCTCCCGCCAGATCTTGTCGGAGATTATCGAACCGCGTGTTGAAGAGGTCTTCAACCTGGTCCGTCAGGAGATCACCAAATCAGGCTACGAAGATTTGATCGCCTCAGGGATCGTCCTGACCGGCGGGAGTACCCTGATGGAGGGGATGCCGGAGCTGGCGGAACAGGTCTTTAACCTGCCGGTCCGACGCGGCATACCGCGCGGGATCGGCGGGCTGGTAGAGGTGGTCAAGAGCCCGATGTATGCGACCGGCGTCGGCCTGGTCCTCTATGGAAGCCAACATATGGCCAACCGGAAATTCCGGATTCGCGACAACAATGTCTACAATAAGGTAAAAGATCGGATGAAAGAATGGTTGGGGGAGATATTTTAA
- a CDS encoding D-alanine--D-alanine ligase, translated as MDFKGKKIAVLMGGMSREREISLRTGAAISKALQKLGYPFVTIDVGWDIDQKLRTVNPDIAFIALHGRYGEDGCIQGLLEILKIPYTGSGPLASAAAMDKALTKTLLLPTGLTMPSDQIFLEGEDLKGFLKKTPALPLIVKPNREGSTIGMTIVRQKEALEPAVREALQYDSTILIEKFIEGTEVTVGVLNGRALPPLEIIPKGGFYDYQSKYTKGMTEYIVPARISPELTKKLKEDSEMVWRAMNLAGVARSDFIISRQDGKPYFLEVNTIPGMTETSLVPKMAAAAGISFEQLTEEILKGASLKVNQV; from the coding sequence ATGGACTTTAAGGGTAAAAAAATAGCAGTGCTAATGGGAGGGATGTCGCGGGAAAGGGAAATCTCGCTCCGAACCGGTGCGGCTATCTCGAAGGCCCTTCAAAAACTGGGGTATCCCTTCGTCACTATCGATGTCGGCTGGGATATTGACCAAAAGCTACGCACCGTAAACCCGGATATCGCCTTTATCGCACTTCATGGACGGTACGGTGAGGACGGTTGTATCCAGGGGCTTTTGGAAATCCTGAAAATCCCCTACACCGGTTCCGGACCACTCGCCTCCGCCGCCGCCATGGACAAGGCGCTGACAAAAACACTCCTGTTACCAACCGGTCTGACGATGCCTTCTGACCAGATTTTTCTGGAAGGGGAAGACCTCAAGGGATTTTTAAAAAAGACCCCGGCCCTGCCACTGATTGTCAAACCGAATCGGGAGGGATCAACCATCGGGATGACGATCGTCCGTCAGAAAGAGGCCTTGGAACCGGCGGTCCGTGAGGCCCTGCAATATGATTCCACCATCTTGATTGAAAAGTTCATTGAGGGAACGGAGGTCACCGTCGGTGTCCTGAACGGGAGAGCACTCCCCCCCTTAGAAATTATCCCCAAGGGCGGATTTTATGACTACCAATCCAAATACACCAAGGGGATGACTGAATATATCGTCCCCGCGAGGATTTCTCCTGAGTTGACCAAAAAATTAAAAGAGGACAGTGAAATGGTCTGGCGGGCCATGAATCTCGCCGGTGTTGCCCGCTCCGATTTTATCATCAGCCGACAAGACGGAAAACCTTACTTTCTCGAAGTCAATACGATTCCCGGCATGACAGAAACAAGTCTCGTACCGAAAATGGCCGCGGCGGCCGGGATCAGTTTTGAACAGTTAACGGAAGAAATCCTCAAAGGGGCAAGCCTTAAGGTGAATCAAGTATGA
- a CDS encoding transglycosylase SLT domain-containing protein, whose product MKTRNQFLGLAAFAFLFLAGCSGASKSPETAHRTDHSRVADFDIPIVMNDKVQGWLDFFQGAGRERFALYLERSHKYLPMMRAIFKEQGLPSDLVYVALIESGFNPRAFSRARASGTWQFMYRTGVRYGLKANAWVDERRDPKKATLAASLYLRDLYALFNDWYLAMAAYNAGEGKVGRAIRRYDTLDFWEVAGHPYLRAETKNYVPKMIAAALIAKNPKKFGFKQLNYEEPLDHETVLVDGMMDLRVAARLAERDYEELKELNPELKLWLTPPNTTYELKLPTGTARRFEENYAALPPEQRIAEKVVVVKKGETLHRIAKREGLPPTYVSTVNGASPVRPGRSLLIPYPPPEGERWALVDESKRKVKARHKGSRSRKMVLDSKSPEKKQKASKPKPAAPRVAKTDKEV is encoded by the coding sequence ATGAAAACACGGAATCAATTCCTGGGATTAGCCGCTTTTGCCTTCCTTTTCCTGGCCGGTTGTTCCGGGGCGTCCAAATCCCCCGAAACAGCCCATAGAACGGACCACTCCAGGGTAGCGGACTTTGATATCCCGATCGTCATGAACGATAAGGTCCAGGGCTGGCTTGATTTTTTCCAGGGGGCGGGGCGGGAACGGTTTGCACTCTATCTGGAACGGTCCCATAAATACCTGCCGATGATGCGGGCGATTTTTAAAGAACAGGGCCTCCCTTCCGACCTGGTCTATGTCGCCCTCATCGAGTCCGGTTTTAATCCAAGGGCCTTCTCCAGGGCGAGGGCTAGCGGGACTTGGCAGTTTATGTACCGGACAGGGGTGCGCTACGGGCTCAAGGCGAATGCCTGGGTTGATGAACGAAGGGATCCCAAAAAGGCGACCCTCGCCGCTTCCCTGTACCTCAGGGACCTCTACGCCCTGTTTAACGACTGGTATCTTGCCATGGCCGCTTACAATGCCGGTGAAGGGAAAGTCGGCCGGGCGATCCGGCGTTATGACACCCTCGATTTCTGGGAGGTGGCCGGACACCCCTATCTCAGGGCCGAGACAAAAAATTATGTCCCGAAGATGATTGCGGCGGCGTTGATCGCCAAGAATCCCAAGAAGTTCGGTTTCAAACAGCTCAATTATGAGGAACCGCTGGACCATGAAACCGTTCTTGTCGACGGAATGATGGACCTCCGGGTCGCCGCCCGCCTTGCCGAAAGAGACTACGAAGAGCTCAAAGAGCTCAACCCTGAATTGAAACTCTGGCTGACCCCCCCGAACACAACCTATGAATTGAAACTCCCGACCGGGACAGCGAGGCGGTTCGAGGAAAATTATGCCGCCCTCCCTCCGGAGCAAAGAATCGCGGAAAAGGTCGTCGTTGTCAAAAAGGGGGAGACCCTGCACAGGATCGCCAAAAGGGAAGGACTCCCCCCCACCTATGTTTCAACGGTTAACGGAGCCTCTCCTGTTCGGCCGGGTCGGTCCCTGCTGATCCCGTACCCGCCCCCCGAGGGTGAGCGGTGGGCCCTGGTTGACGAGTCAAAAAGGAAGGTAAAGGCCCGTCACAAAGGTTCCCGGAGCCGCAAGATGGTCCTCGATTCGAAGTCCCCCGAAAAAAAACAGAAAGCCAGCAAACCCAAACCGGCCGCCCCCCGCGTCGCCAAAACAGACAAAGAAGTGTAG
- the murB gene encoding UDP-N-acetylmuramate dehydrogenase encodes MQQTELSQLFGESVQFNEPLAPYTSIKVGGPADLFLTPKDRDELKRFVLYTREKEIPLFILGAGSNLLIRDGGIRGAVIFLKNFSHVELISETFLTAEAGLFVPKLVEWTASQGLTGLEPLIGVPGSLGGAIAMNAGTRQGEIGSLVEEVTGLTKEGEEVRIPKSKLEFKYRSSKIPRGVVILSAILKLEKGERTEIENRIREFKEYRLKTQPLNYPNLGSVFKNPLPGFAGQMIEEAGLKEVRIGNARISPKHANFIINEGGATAKDIQILINLVKDKVKDRFSVNLEPEVKIVGEER; translated from the coding sequence ATGCAACAGACTGAACTTTCACAACTGTTTGGCGAATCGGTCCAGTTTAACGAACCACTGGCCCCCTACACCTCGATCAAGGTGGGAGGACCGGCCGACCTGTTTTTGACCCCCAAGGACAGGGATGAATTGAAACGGTTTGTCCTCTACACCCGCGAAAAAGAGATCCCACTCTTCATTCTGGGGGCCGGATCCAATCTCCTTATTCGTGATGGAGGGATCCGCGGGGCTGTGATTTTCCTTAAAAATTTCAGCCATGTTGAACTCATTTCGGAAACTTTTCTCACCGCAGAGGCTGGCCTCTTCGTCCCCAAACTGGTTGAATGGACAGCGAGTCAGGGACTGACTGGTCTGGAACCGTTGATCGGTGTGCCAGGCTCCTTGGGGGGCGCCATCGCCATGAATGCCGGGACACGCCAAGGAGAAATCGGTTCTCTCGTGGAAGAGGTCACCGGACTCACCAAAGAAGGGGAAGAAGTAAGAATTCCTAAATCAAAACTGGAGTTCAAATACCGTTCCTCCAAGATCCCACGAGGGGTGGTGATCCTCTCAGCCATCTTAAAATTGGAAAAGGGGGAGAGAACCGAGATTGAGAACCGGATCCGTGAGTTCAAGGAGTACCGATTAAAGACACAACCCCTGAATTATCCCAATTTAGGATCCGTTTTTAAAAACCCGCTCCCAGGGTTCGCGGGGCAGATGATTGAAGAGGCGGGCCTCAAGGAGGTCCGGATCGGCAACGCCCGGATTTCGCCAAAACATGCCAACTTTATCATTAATGAAGGGGGGGCCACCGCGAAGGATATCCAGATTCTGATCAACCTGGTGAAAGACAAGGTCAAAGACCGATTTAGTGTGAATTTAGAACCCGAGGTAAAAATTGTCGGGGAGGAAAGATAA
- a CDS encoding YihY family inner membrane protein, whose protein sequence is MKTFFTQTLWEMDTPILRWYRRIPIYLARLVATVVKGYRQNKIPVRATALAYTTLISIVPFLAVTFSLFKAFGGLNQAMEPIKRFVLSNLATGTGDAAITYLDQFIENFRSGAVGLVGFMLLILSVISVLATIEQAFNDIWGIPKSRTFIRRFTSYWTIITIGPVLLGISLSLTGALQSSRLVNDILSLSGAQRFLIAKIPWLVTFGMFTALYLIMPNTKVRVRSALLGGIIGGSLWEVAKWGYTLYATQVVSTYKVYGSLGMVPIFLVWIYYTWVVVLVGALVAFANEHLHQLKGDSPKGGSPKA, encoded by the coding sequence GTGAAGACTTTCTTCACCCAGACCCTCTGGGAGATGGATACCCCTATCCTTCGGTGGTACCGTCGTATCCCGATCTATCTGGCCAGGCTGGTGGCCACGGTCGTGAAGGGGTACCGGCAAAACAAGATCCCGGTGAGGGCCACCGCCCTGGCCTACACCACCCTTATTTCCATTGTCCCATTTTTGGCGGTCACCTTCTCCCTTTTTAAGGCGTTCGGTGGCCTGAACCAGGCGATGGAGCCGATCAAGAGGTTTGTCCTCTCCAATCTGGCGACCGGCACCGGGGATGCCGCTATTACCTACCTCGACCAGTTCATCGAAAATTTCCGGAGCGGTGCCGTCGGGCTGGTCGGTTTTATGCTTCTCATCCTGTCGGTCATCTCGGTGCTGGCGACTATTGAGCAGGCCTTCAATGATATCTGGGGAATCCCAAAGAGCCGGACCTTTATCCGGCGGTTTACCTCCTATTGGACAATCATCACAATCGGGCCGGTCCTTCTCGGGATCTCCCTCTCACTGACCGGGGCGTTGCAGAGTAGCCGGCTGGTCAATGATATCCTGTCCTTGAGCGGGGCCCAGCGGTTTCTCATTGCCAAGATCCCCTGGCTGGTCACGTTCGGGATGTTTACGGCCCTTTACCTGATTATGCCGAACACCAAAGTCCGTGTCCGCTCCGCCCTCCTGGGAGGGATAATCGGGGGGAGCCTCTGGGAAGTGGCCAAATGGGGTTACACCCTTTATGCCACACAGGTTGTCAGCACTTATAAGGTGTATGGCTCCCTGGGGATGGTGCCGATTTTTCTGGTCTGGATCTATTATACCTGGGTGGTCGTCCTGGTGGGAGCCCTCGTGGCCTTTGCCAATGAACACCTCCATCAGCTGAAGGGTGATTCACCCAAGGGTGGTTCACCCAAGGCTTAA
- a CDS encoding cold-shock protein yields MSKKKGTVKWFNDSKGYGFITPEDGGKDLFVHHTAIMGDGYKSLSEGQQVEFNVGQGPKGEHATEVTKV; encoded by the coding sequence ATGTCCAAGAAAAAAGGAACCGTCAAATGGTTCAATGACAGCAAGGGGTATGGTTTTATCACCCCTGAGGATGGTGGCAAGGATCTCTTTGTCCATCACACGGCCATTATGGGAGATGGTTACAAGTCTCTCTCCGAAGGTCAACAGGTCGAGTTCAATGTCGGCCAGGGTCCCAAGGGAGAGCATGCCACTGAAGTCACTAAGGTCTAA